A region of Granulicella aggregans DNA encodes the following proteins:
- a CDS encoding alpha/beta hydrolase — translation MPPSTTSHVRAIEDLYGPAGRLEAVLNTGSDDAPYTALVCHPHPPSGGTLHNKVVYNAMKVFSSFGLPVLRFNFRGAGLSEGVYDDGHGEQNDVRAALEWLELNFRKPILFAGFSFGANIGLRACCGDIRVKGTIGLGLPINAEGREYTYSFLPRLIEPKLFVIGDHDPFALREQIEQVLQKSPPPSETVWIEGADHFFQGIPESPSPKLDAMKRAMQTWLTKTYNLS, via the coding sequence ATGCCACCCTCCACAACCTCGCACGTCCGCGCCATCGAAGACCTTTACGGCCCCGCCGGTCGCCTCGAAGCCGTCCTGAACACCGGCAGCGACGACGCCCCCTACACCGCGCTCGTCTGCCATCCCCACCCGCCCAGCGGAGGCACCCTTCATAACAAGGTCGTCTACAACGCGATGAAGGTCTTCTCCTCCTTCGGCCTTCCCGTCCTCCGCTTCAACTTCCGCGGAGCGGGCCTAAGCGAAGGCGTCTACGACGACGGCCACGGCGAGCAGAACGACGTCCGTGCCGCCCTCGAGTGGCTAGAACTCAACTTCCGCAAGCCCATCCTTTTCGCCGGTTTCTCCTTCGGAGCCAACATCGGTCTCCGCGCCTGTTGCGGCGACATTCGCGTGAAAGGCACCATAGGCCTCGGCCTTCCCATCAACGCCGAGGGCCGCGAGTACACCTACAGCTTCCTTCCCCGTTTGATCGAACCAAAGCTCTTCGTCATCGGCGATCACGACCCCTTCGCCCTCCGCGAGCAGATCGAGCAAGTCCTTCAAAAGTCCCCGCCACCCAGCGAAACCGTCTGGATCGAAGGCGCAGACCACTTCTTCCAGGGCATACCGGAGTCACCAAGTCCGAAACTGGACGCGATGAAGCGAGCCATGCAAACCTGGCTCACCAAGACCTACAATCTAAGCTAA
- a CDS encoding M20/M25/M40 family metallo-hydrolase, whose protein sequence is MAIDAIQLTKQLVDIHSTTFHEGLAGAFLHEFLEGEKYAVERMAVPQPDRAATPGAGDGERFNVYAALPGVTPDVVLSTHMDTVPPFFGSSEDDEFLYGRGTCDAKGIIAAQIAAADRLREAGVKVGLLFVVGEERDSAGAKIANLSPKGSRFLINGEPTDNRLALASKGALRVELRAKGRMAHSAYPELGESAIDKLVAALNDILAMPLPVEPEIGPSTLNIGLIEGGRAPNVIADKAEAHILIRLVGPSEETKALIVKTVGDRADVRFTLELPFVRMRRVGTLPTMVAKFATDIPALTAWGEPFLLGPGSIHVAHTPDERIAKKELLDCVELYYDLATSLVEGRELQA, encoded by the coding sequence ATGGCTATCGATGCGATTCAACTGACGAAGCAGCTTGTCGACATTCATTCGACTACCTTCCACGAAGGGCTGGCAGGGGCATTCCTGCACGAGTTTCTTGAAGGCGAGAAGTACGCGGTCGAGCGGATGGCGGTTCCGCAGCCTGACCGCGCGGCGACTCCGGGAGCTGGGGATGGGGAACGGTTCAACGTGTATGCAGCGTTGCCGGGAGTGACTCCGGATGTGGTGCTGTCGACGCACATGGACACCGTTCCGCCATTCTTTGGATCGAGCGAGGACGACGAGTTTCTGTATGGACGCGGGACCTGCGATGCCAAGGGGATTATCGCGGCTCAGATCGCGGCGGCGGACCGGTTGCGGGAGGCAGGAGTCAAGGTTGGGCTGCTGTTTGTAGTCGGCGAAGAGCGGGATTCGGCGGGGGCGAAGATTGCGAACCTGTCGCCGAAGGGATCGCGGTTTCTGATCAACGGTGAGCCGACGGATAACCGGCTGGCGCTGGCTTCGAAGGGCGCGCTGCGGGTGGAGTTGCGGGCGAAGGGCAGGATGGCGCACTCGGCTTACCCGGAGCTGGGGGAGTCGGCGATCGACAAGTTGGTGGCCGCGTTGAACGACATTCTTGCGATGCCGTTGCCGGTCGAACCGGAGATTGGGCCTTCAACGTTAAATATCGGGCTGATCGAGGGCGGACGGGCACCGAATGTGATCGCAGACAAGGCGGAGGCGCATATTCTGATCCGCCTGGTGGGGCCGTCCGAGGAGACTAAGGCGCTGATCGTGAAGACAGTCGGCGACCGGGCGGATGTGAGGTTTACGCTGGAGCTGCCGTTTGTGCGGATGCGCCGGGTGGGGACGTTGCCGACGATGGTGGCGAAGTTTGCAACCGACATTCCGGCGCTTACGGCGTGGGGCGAGCCGTTCCTGCTGGGGCCGGGATCGATTCATGTGGCGCATACGCCGGACGAACGGATCGCGAAGAAGGAGCTGCTGGACTGCGTAGAGCTCTATTACGATCTCGCGACGAGCCTTGTTGAGGGTCGGGAGTTGCAGGCTTGA
- a CDS encoding zinc-dependent dehydrogenase has protein sequence MVSEKELGLPLIAKAENVPAEMRAAVYRGVDDVRIETVPVPEIGPGELLVRIDTCGVCGTDLKKIHAGSHSAPRIFGHEMAGTVVKVGDGVTKFALGDRVMAYHHIPCGDCYYCRKETFAQCEFYKNVGCTAGFAPSGGGFAEYIRVMDWIVERGVVKIPDDVPFEQAAFIEPVNTCYKAIRTLGLKPDETVLVIGQGPIGILLAALAKRTGATVLTSDLYTERHAVAAGFGLTHPLDARGDVVAAVKAATEGRGADVALLAVAGDALIKVAMEAIRPGGRVMLFAATQHSAATFDPGTVCMDEKTLMGSYSSSLTVNDAVAELVFEGYRDGSFDLTKLITHRFSLEDAVKAVDVASHPVADSLKVVVQP, from the coding sequence ATGGTATCGGAAAAGGAATTAGGTCTCCCATTGATTGCGAAGGCCGAGAATGTGCCAGCAGAGATGCGTGCGGCAGTGTATCGCGGGGTGGACGATGTTCGCATTGAGACGGTGCCGGTGCCGGAGATTGGGCCGGGCGAGTTGTTGGTGCGGATCGATACCTGCGGTGTGTGTGGGACAGACCTGAAGAAGATTCATGCGGGGTCGCATAGTGCTCCGAGGATCTTTGGGCACGAGATGGCTGGGACTGTTGTGAAGGTTGGCGATGGGGTGACGAAGTTCGCGCTGGGGGATCGCGTGATGGCGTATCACCATATCCCTTGCGGCGACTGCTACTACTGTCGCAAGGAGACGTTTGCGCAGTGCGAGTTCTACAAGAATGTGGGATGCACTGCGGGGTTTGCGCCTTCGGGCGGGGGGTTCGCCGAGTACATCCGGGTGATGGACTGGATCGTCGAGCGTGGCGTGGTGAAGATTCCCGATGACGTGCCGTTCGAGCAAGCTGCGTTTATTGAGCCGGTGAACACGTGCTACAAGGCGATCCGGACTCTTGGGTTGAAGCCGGATGAGACGGTGCTGGTGATTGGGCAGGGGCCGATTGGGATTCTGCTGGCCGCACTGGCGAAGCGGACCGGAGCTACGGTGTTGACGAGCGATCTTTATACGGAGCGTCATGCGGTCGCTGCGGGGTTTGGGCTGACGCATCCGCTGGATGCTCGGGGCGATGTGGTGGCGGCAGTGAAGGCGGCGACCGAGGGGCGGGGAGCGGATGTGGCTCTGCTGGCGGTTGCTGGGGATGCGTTGATCAAGGTCGCGATGGAAGCGATTCGGCCGGGCGGCAGAGTCATGCTGTTTGCGGCGACGCAGCATAGTGCGGCGACGTTCGACCCTGGCACGGTGTGTATGGATGAGAAGACGCTGATGGGGTCGTATAGCTCGTCGCTGACGGTGAACGATGCTGTGGCGGAGCTGGTGTTTGAAGGGTATCGGGACGGGAGCTTCGATCTGACGAAGCTGATCACGCACCGGTTTTCGCTGGAGGATGCGGTGAAGGCGGTGGATGTGGCTTCGCATCCGGTGGCAGATTCGCTGAAGGTTGTGGTGCAGCCTTAG
- a CDS encoding sensor domain-containing phosphodiesterase — protein MFIQLHDLTEALENDQLVPFFQPLVELRTGRLKGFEVLARWLHPEFGPVLPSNFIALAEENELIGTLTEQICRKAFGASHLLSEELTLAVNVSPIQMRNSQLPLQLRESAEAAGFSLSRLMIEITETALHNDLLHAQKIAGELKAMGCRLALDDFGTGYSSLQHLQSFPFDELKIDQSFVASVTTDRASRKIVAAIIGLGQSLGLDTVAEGIETEEQADMLIWLGCSQGQGWRYGRPGGADKIAGLIEAEPIGALTSLTTPGEDWATSSLEALPTLRLAQLQAIYDGAPVGLCFLDSKLRYVSLNQRLAEMNGFPVKDHLGRSLEEMYPKWFPVFEPYLLRALEGEAISGVNIHRPGLNGDAADRELLASYQPAWDEADEVIGISISLLDVTAHRAADEAAFHSTAMHEFVFEVNPETPWVMDSEGNNLQVSSRWVRTTPLGKDRTRNLRWLEALHNDDLEATIKTMKHALRTGKPIDVEYRILGPEGTWRWMRSTGSPRFGPSGAITRWYGSVEDIHDRKTQEQRSLNEIESHNREDHEALSKGMLLAEILQDSVSDS, from the coding sequence ATGTTCATTCAGTTGCACGACCTTACTGAAGCCTTGGAGAACGATCAGCTCGTACCTTTCTTTCAGCCTTTGGTCGAACTCCGCACGGGACGGTTGAAGGGGTTCGAGGTTCTGGCCCGATGGCTGCATCCCGAGTTCGGTCCGGTTCTGCCCAGCAACTTCATCGCGCTGGCAGAGGAGAACGAGCTGATCGGGACTCTCACCGAGCAGATATGCCGGAAGGCGTTCGGAGCGTCGCATCTTCTGTCAGAAGAGCTGACATTGGCTGTCAACGTTTCACCGATCCAGATGCGCAACTCTCAACTTCCGCTACAACTTCGCGAAAGTGCGGAGGCCGCGGGGTTTTCGCTCTCTCGACTGATGATCGAGATCACTGAGACGGCTTTGCATAACGATCTTCTCCATGCCCAGAAGATTGCGGGTGAGCTCAAGGCCATGGGATGTCGACTCGCCCTGGATGACTTTGGAACGGGATACTCCAGTCTGCAGCATCTGCAGTCGTTCCCGTTTGATGAGTTGAAGATCGACCAGAGTTTTGTGGCCTCGGTCACGACCGACCGCGCGAGCCGAAAGATTGTGGCGGCGATCATCGGTCTTGGGCAAAGCCTGGGACTGGATACGGTTGCTGAGGGTATCGAGACCGAGGAGCAGGCGGACATGCTGATCTGGCTTGGCTGCTCGCAGGGTCAGGGATGGCGCTATGGACGTCCCGGAGGAGCGGACAAAATAGCGGGCCTGATCGAGGCTGAACCCATCGGGGCGCTCACCTCACTGACCACGCCGGGAGAGGACTGGGCCACTTCCAGTCTGGAGGCGCTTCCTACGCTGCGATTGGCACAGTTGCAGGCCATCTACGACGGAGCTCCTGTGGGGCTTTGCTTCTTAGACAGCAAACTTCGCTACGTCAGTCTCAATCAACGGCTGGCAGAGATGAATGGCTTTCCCGTGAAGGACCACCTGGGACGTTCGCTTGAGGAGATGTATCCGAAGTGGTTCCCGGTCTTTGAGCCGTATCTTCTTCGCGCTCTGGAGGGCGAGGCGATCTCGGGGGTCAACATTCATCGCCCTGGGTTGAACGGTGACGCCGCAGATCGTGAACTTCTAGCGTCCTATCAGCCAGCCTGGGACGAGGCGGATGAGGTGATCGGAATTTCCATCTCATTGCTGGATGTCACCGCTCACCGGGCCGCTGACGAGGCAGCCTTTCACAGTACCGCGATGCATGAGTTCGTCTTCGAGGTGAATCCCGAGACGCCTTGGGTGATGGATTCCGAAGGCAACAACTTGCAGGTGAGTTCACGGTGGGTGCGGACGACGCCTTTGGGCAAAGACCGGACGCGCAATCTGCGTTGGCTGGAGGCGCTGCACAACGATGACTTGGAAGCGACGATCAAGACGATGAAGCATGCGCTGCGGACAGGCAAGCCGATCGATGTGGAGTACCGCATCCTCGGCCCGGAAGGGACGTGGCGATGGATGCGGTCCACAGGATCGCCTCGCTTCGGGCCGAGCGGTGCCATTACGCGTTGGTATGGCAGCGTGGAAGACATTCATGACCGGAAGACGCAGGAACAGAGATCTCTCAACGAGATCGAGAGCCACAACCGCGAAGATCACGAAGCTCTTTCGAAAGGGATGCTTCTGGCTGAGATCTTGCAGGACTCAGTTTCGGATTCGTAA
- a CDS encoding ATP-binding protein, which translates to MQQATRTRALVIALALATMAACLLAGFNLSQEASFDIPTDGIRWLEATGGLRADRVPIDSPGYRAGVRTGDVLQAVNDHPTPRLAPFEREIYRNGIWSHSTYSILRPVHHADTPDTAAKLEIQVIVEPTDRSINLGLRLIALVYLCIGLYVLFRRWTAPKSLHFFVFCLASFVLYAFRYTGALDLLDSIVFWGNAVALAVQPALFLHFAFDFSGSDDQNDRFRIRRRAIGALLYIPGAALVVLQVYAQQYWSATGELLNRLNQLFVGYQGLYYVIAAAVFVLRYVNARSPLERQQLKWLTRGTLVAFAPYTLLNVLPLIFDFQVPGLLLKLSAACLVILPLTFSWAIIRYRLMDVDLIFKRGVTYTIATAALVGLYFGVVAIVSETVRSRVPSLGVWGLMAAVIATGLIFDPLKRAVQSRVDRIFDRKRFDYRETLVDFGRSLNSQTDLNALVGSIVERLPQTLLVTRVAVFLATDDTTHSVKKRFELTASHGLTTLTPSDPAASREQQVKALRALDLGFLDFDRRDANNHLFLENPQQALTLPESQQQAAQRLDLNYYLPCRVANREGFGTRTVAVIGLGRTNDGDFLSSEDMEVLESLAGYIGIAIQNAQLYRSLQQKASEFERLTEFHENIVESINIGIFAVDLDDRITSWNAQMESLYGRPRSEALLQPLDAIFPPEFLARYNSVRALGENGGEAGYISEADQGTHTLYKFPISLPTGETRTANIAIAPLVTRSFRTVGRIVLVDDITDRIELETQLTQSEKLSSIGLLAAGVAHEVNTPLAVISSYTQMLTKQLRDDTRLAPVLEKITQQTFRASEIVNGLLNFSRTSGAEFTAIDLNALVHDTLVLLEHQLKTAQVRVETNLSPSLPAMNGNQGKLQQVVLNLMLNARDAMHGTAAATLHISTEMQNGRILLRIKDTGAGIEREHLHRIFDPFFTTKVKPQPGQHKGTGLGLAVTYGIMQEHGGKISVDSEVGVGTTFTLDFPAPIAAPIASQPQVATASYS; encoded by the coding sequence ATGCAGCAGGCCACCCGCACCCGCGCTCTCGTCATCGCACTCGCCCTCGCGACGATGGCTGCCTGCTTGCTCGCCGGTTTCAACCTCTCCCAGGAAGCCAGCTTCGACATCCCCACCGACGGCATTCGCTGGCTCGAAGCCACTGGCGGCCTTCGCGCTGACCGCGTCCCCATCGACTCCCCCGGCTACCGTGCCGGCGTTCGCACCGGCGACGTCCTCCAGGCTGTAAACGATCACCCCACCCCCCGCCTGGCACCCTTTGAACGCGAGATCTATCGCAACGGCATCTGGTCGCACTCCACTTACTCGATCCTGCGCCCCGTCCATCACGCCGATACGCCGGACACCGCCGCCAAGCTCGAGATCCAGGTCATCGTTGAACCCACCGATCGCAGCATCAACCTCGGCCTCCGTCTCATCGCCTTGGTCTATCTCTGTATCGGCCTCTACGTCCTCTTCCGCCGCTGGACTGCGCCCAAGTCCCTCCACTTCTTCGTCTTCTGTCTCGCGTCCTTCGTCCTCTACGCCTTCCGCTACACCGGCGCGCTTGATCTGCTCGACTCCATCGTCTTCTGGGGCAACGCAGTCGCACTTGCTGTCCAACCCGCCCTGTTCCTCCACTTTGCCTTCGACTTCTCTGGCTCAGACGACCAGAACGACCGCTTCCGCATACGCCGCCGCGCCATCGGAGCCCTGCTTTACATCCCCGGCGCAGCCCTCGTCGTCCTCCAGGTCTACGCCCAGCAGTACTGGTCCGCGACCGGCGAGCTGCTCAACCGCCTCAACCAGCTCTTCGTGGGATACCAGGGCCTCTACTACGTCATCGCTGCTGCGGTCTTCGTCTTGCGCTACGTCAATGCCCGTTCACCTCTCGAACGCCAGCAGCTCAAGTGGCTCACCCGCGGCACGCTCGTCGCCTTTGCTCCCTACACGCTGCTCAACGTCCTCCCCCTGATCTTCGACTTCCAGGTTCCCGGCCTTCTGCTCAAGCTCAGCGCCGCCTGCCTCGTCATCCTTCCGCTGACCTTCAGCTGGGCCATCATCCGCTACCGCCTGATGGACGTTGACCTTATCTTCAAGCGCGGCGTCACCTACACCATCGCCACCGCCGCGCTGGTTGGCCTTTACTTCGGGGTGGTCGCCATCGTCTCGGAGACGGTTCGCAGCCGCGTGCCCAGCCTCGGCGTCTGGGGCCTGATGGCCGCCGTCATCGCCACCGGCCTCATCTTTGATCCGCTCAAGCGCGCCGTCCAGTCGCGCGTGGACCGCATCTTCGACCGAAAGCGCTTCGACTACCGCGAGACCCTCGTCGACTTCGGCCGCAGCCTCAACTCCCAGACCGACCTTAACGCCCTGGTCGGCTCCATCGTCGAGCGCCTCCCTCAGACCCTGCTCGTGACCCGCGTCGCCGTCTTTCTCGCCACAGACGACACCACCCACTCGGTAAAGAAGCGCTTCGAACTGACCGCCTCGCACGGCCTCACCACGCTCACTCCCTCCGATCCCGCAGCTTCCCGCGAGCAGCAGGTAAAAGCCCTCCGCGCCCTCGATCTCGGCTTCCTCGACTTCGACCGCCGCGACGCCAACAACCATCTCTTCCTCGAAAACCCGCAGCAGGCCCTCACGCTTCCCGAATCCCAACAACAGGCCGCCCAGCGCCTTGACCTCAACTACTACCTCCCCTGCCGCGTCGCCAACCGGGAAGGCTTCGGCACCCGCACCGTCGCGGTCATCGGCCTCGGACGCACCAACGACGGCGACTTCCTCTCCTCCGAAGACATGGAGGTCCTCGAATCCCTCGCCGGTTACATTGGCATCGCCATCCAGAACGCCCAGCTCTACCGCAGCCTCCAGCAGAAGGCCTCCGAGTTCGAGCGCCTCACCGAGTTCCACGAGAACATCGTCGAGTCCATCAACATCGGCATCTTCGCCGTCGACCTCGACGACCGCATCACCAGCTGGAACGCGCAGATGGAGTCCCTCTACGGCCGCCCGCGCTCGGAAGCCCTGCTCCAGCCCCTCGACGCCATCTTCCCGCCCGAGTTCCTCGCCCGCTACAACAGCGTCCGCGCCCTCGGCGAGAACGGCGGCGAAGCCGGTTATATCAGCGAAGCAGATCAAGGCACCCACACCCTCTATAAGTTCCCCATCTCGCTGCCGACCGGCGAAACCCGCACCGCCAACATCGCCATTGCTCCACTCGTCACCCGCAGCTTCCGCACTGTAGGCCGCATCGTCCTCGTCGACGACATCACCGACCGCATCGAGCTCGAAACCCAGCTCACTCAGTCGGAGAAGCTCTCCTCGATTGGCCTCCTGGCCGCCGGCGTAGCACACGAGGTCAACACCCCACTCGCCGTCATCTCCAGCTACACCCAGATGCTCACGAAGCAACTCCGCGATGACACCCGCCTCGCCCCAGTTCTAGAAAAGATCACTCAGCAGACCTTCCGCGCCTCGGAGATCGTCAACGGCCTGCTCAACTTCTCGCGCACCAGCGGAGCCGAGTTCACCGCCATCGACCTGAACGCGCTCGTCCACGACACCCTCGTCCTGCTCGAGCACCAGCTCAAGACCGCTCAGGTCCGCGTCGAAACCAACCTCTCGCCATCGCTCCCAGCTATGAACGGCAATCAGGGCAAGCTCCAGCAGGTCGTCCTGAACCTGATGCTCAACGCTCGCGATGCCATGCACGGAACCGCCGCCGCAACGCTGCATATCTCGACGGAGATGCAGAACGGCCGCATCCTCCTCCGCATCAAGGACACGGGAGCAGGCATCGAGCGCGAGCACCTCCACCGGATCTTCGATCCCTTCTTCACCACCAAGGTCAAGCCCCAACCCGGCCAACACAAAGGCACCGGCCTCGGCCTCGCGGTCACCTACGGCATCATGCAGGAGCATGGCGGCAAGATCTCCGTCGACTCCGAGGTCGGCGTAGGCACCACCTTCACCCTTGACTTCCCCGCTCCCATCGCGGCACCCATTGCGTCTCAGCCGCAGGTAGCAACTGCGAGCTATTCATGA
- a CDS encoding alpha/beta fold hydrolase: MASLGNMMDVNLTLPTSEGRQREGEAKLGMSASPLVEDHHVEVNGARVHYHFAGAGRPLLLLHGLVGSGSNWRQNIGFLSRYASVYAVDLFNMGESERVPGLDASLEATADRIVALMEALGLESADIAAHSHGGAIAMMLAARHPDRVRKLILFAPANPFCDAGRHLIRFYNTRTGQWFARRLPQLPRMLHATALARMYGDPTRVVEGTLETYTDGLRIPGTIDHVLGIVGGWYEDMRALRSELIHLAAKPALFIWGDMDRAVTLPSGERLRAMMPNSKLVVIPGAGHLPFAEMPDACNQAMVEWLVGA, translated from the coding sequence TTGGCGAGCTTGGGCAACATGATGGACGTAAATCTGACTTTGCCCACGAGTGAAGGGCGGCAGCGCGAGGGTGAAGCGAAGCTGGGAATGTCCGCATCCCCGTTGGTGGAAGACCACCATGTTGAGGTGAATGGCGCTCGGGTGCATTACCATTTCGCAGGTGCGGGTCGGCCTTTGCTGCTTCTACATGGGCTGGTCGGGTCGGGAAGTAACTGGCGGCAAAATATCGGGTTCCTCTCGCGTTACGCGAGCGTGTATGCGGTTGATCTGTTCAATATGGGCGAGTCGGAGCGGGTCCCGGGGCTGGATGCGAGCCTCGAGGCTACGGCAGATCGTATTGTTGCCCTGATGGAGGCGCTAGGGCTTGAATCCGCGGATATTGCGGCGCACTCGCACGGCGGGGCGATCGCGATGATGCTTGCGGCGCGGCATCCGGACCGGGTACGGAAGCTGATCCTTTTCGCCCCGGCGAATCCATTCTGTGATGCGGGGCGGCATCTGATCCGTTTCTACAACACCCGGACGGGTCAATGGTTCGCGCGGCGACTGCCACAGTTGCCGAGGATGCTCCATGCAACGGCGCTGGCGAGAATGTACGGTGATCCGACGCGGGTAGTTGAGGGGACGCTTGAGACGTATACGGATGGCCTAAGGATTCCGGGGACGATCGACCATGTCCTAGGGATCGTTGGTGGATGGTATGAGGACATGCGGGCGCTGCGTTCGGAGTTGATCCATCTGGCGGCCAAACCTGCGCTGTTCATCTGGGGCGATATGGACCGGGCGGTGACGCTGCCTTCGGGCGAGCGGTTGCGGGCGATGATGCCGAACTCGAAGCTGGTGGTGATCCCAGGGGCGGGACATCTTCCGTTTGCGGAGATGCCGGACGCTTGTAACCAGGCCATGGTGGAGTGGCTGGTCGGGGCTTAG
- a CDS encoding phosphorylase family protein: MNEFPAIIAALPRELERLVRGWERRELPGKVFVYTNGSAVAACAGMGSTRVALAVEAALKAGPVTALLSVGLAGACDPALRVGDIVRAGEVIDSGTGERYANSQFRQVLVTSMAIASVAEKRRLLESYGAVAVDMEAATVARIALGHGLYFQAIKVISDEADFEIEGLSRFATRDGQFREAAFGMYAAIRPYLWKKLIALAGNSGKALVSLTDVLHGELEWYRKRN, from the coding sequence GTGAACGAGTTTCCCGCGATCATCGCGGCGCTGCCTCGTGAGCTTGAGAGACTTGTTCGCGGGTGGGAGCGGCGCGAACTGCCGGGTAAGGTCTTTGTCTATACAAACGGGAGCGCGGTTGCGGCTTGCGCGGGGATGGGTTCGACGCGGGTTGCGCTTGCGGTCGAGGCGGCGTTGAAGGCGGGACCGGTGACGGCACTTCTCTCGGTGGGACTGGCGGGGGCATGTGATCCGGCGCTTCGTGTGGGCGATATCGTTCGGGCAGGTGAGGTGATCGATAGCGGAACGGGCGAGCGTTATGCGAACTCTCAGTTTCGGCAGGTGTTGGTGACGAGTATGGCGATTGCGAGCGTGGCGGAGAAGCGACGCCTGTTGGAGTCGTATGGAGCAGTCGCGGTGGATATGGAGGCCGCGACGGTGGCGCGGATCGCGCTCGGGCATGGCCTGTATTTCCAGGCCATCAAGGTGATCTCCGACGAGGCTGACTTTGAGATCGAAGGGCTGTCGAGGTTTGCGACGAGGGATGGTCAGTTTCGCGAGGCAGCGTTCGGAATGTACGCGGCGATAAGGCCGTATCTCTGGAAAAAGCTGATCGCTCTTGCTGGTAATAGTGGTAAAGCTTTAGTGTCGCTTACTGACGTCTTGCATGGAGAATTGGAATGGTATCGGAAAAGGAATTAG
- a CDS encoding sigma-54-dependent transcriptional regulator, with the protein MSSTTLEAPVKPAAITDARILMIDDEAAIRESIETLLTLEGFTISLAPDGPTGLDLLARNEYDLLLLDLALPGESGIDLLPRIKELRPQLPVIMITAYGTVGNVVDAIRAGAENFVQKPWDNEKLLADIRSAIGRHKAEEEVIQLKRTLKQRYNFDNIVGKSDLMLRLFDTVAQVAPSRSTILIQGESGTGKELIAKAIHANSPRRDKPFVPVNTGAVPSELLESTLFGHVKGAFTSAVASKKGLFEVANGGTLFLDEIGTMGMDMQAKILRVLQDRRFMHLGGTHEIQVDVRIVAATNVNLQQAVRDGRFREDLFYRLNVITLELPPLRQRREDIPLLAAHFLKFYAEENGTTERVLSPDALRILMDYEWPGNVRELENAMERGVVLSTDRTITTELLPAQLTGNTYSASILDHRPDASLFDLMEEIERRIIADRLERCHWNQTEAAEFFKIPLSTLNQKIKRLNVEIRKRPRD; encoded by the coding sequence ATGTCCAGCACCACGCTCGAAGCTCCCGTAAAACCCGCAGCCATCACCGACGCCCGCATCCTCATGATCGATGACGAAGCGGCCATCCGCGAGTCCATCGAGACCCTCCTCACCCTCGAAGGCTTCACCATCTCGCTTGCTCCCGATGGCCCCACCGGCCTCGATCTCCTCGCCCGCAACGAGTACGATCTCCTCCTCCTCGACCTCGCCCTTCCCGGCGAGTCCGGCATCGACCTACTGCCCCGCATCAAGGAGCTCCGCCCGCAGCTTCCGGTCATCATGATCACCGCCTACGGCACCGTAGGCAACGTCGTGGACGCCATCCGCGCCGGCGCCGAAAACTTCGTCCAGAAGCCGTGGGACAACGAGAAGCTCCTTGCCGACATCCGCTCCGCCATCGGCCGCCACAAGGCCGAAGAAGAAGTCATCCAGCTCAAGCGCACACTCAAGCAGCGCTACAACTTCGACAACATCGTGGGCAAGAGCGACCTCATGCTCCGCCTCTTCGACACCGTCGCGCAGGTCGCCCCGAGCCGGTCTACGATCCTGATACAAGGAGAAAGCGGTACCGGCAAGGAGCTCATTGCCAAGGCCATCCACGCCAACTCCCCGCGCCGCGACAAACCCTTCGTCCCCGTCAACACCGGCGCCGTCCCCTCCGAACTCTTAGAATCCACCCTCTTCGGCCACGTCAAAGGAGCCTTCACCTCCGCCGTCGCCTCCAAAAAAGGCCTCTTCGAAGTCGCCAACGGCGGAACCCTCTTCCTCGACGAGATCGGCACCATGGGCATGGACATGCAGGCCAAGATCCTGCGCGTCCTGCAGGACCGCCGCTTCATGCACCTTGGTGGAACCCACGAGATCCAGGTCGACGTCCGCATCGTCGCCGCCACCAACGTCAATCTCCAGCAAGCCGTGCGCGATGGGCGTTTCAGAGAAGACCTGTTTTATCGTCTCAATGTCATCACGCTCGAACTCCCGCCTCTACGCCAGCGCCGCGAAGACATTCCTCTGCTCGCCGCCCACTTCCTCAAGTTCTACGCCGAAGAGAACGGCACCACCGAGCGCGTACTCTCCCCCGACGCCCTCCGCATCCTCATGGACTACGAGTGGCCCGGCAACGTCCGCGAGCTTGAAAACGCAATGGAACGCGGCGTCGTCCTCTCCACCGACCGCACCATTACCACGGAGCTCTTACCCGCCCAGCTCACGGGCAACACTTACTCCGCCAGCATCCTGGACCACCGCCCCGACGCCAGCCTCTTCGACCTGATGGAAGAGATCGAACGCCGCATCATCGCCGATCGCCTCGAACGTTGCCACTGGAACCAGACCGAAGCCGCCGAGTTCTTCAAGATCCCCCTAAGCACCCTCAACCAGAAGATCAAGCGCCTCAACGTAGAGATCCGCAAGCGCCCTCGGGACTAA